AACAATTGATCTAGAAAAAGCTAGAGTTGGCCGGACCAGATTATTAGAAAATGAACCTGTTAATCCAAGGTGGTATGAGTCTTTTCATATTTACTGTGCTCATATGGCTTCTAATGTTATCTTCACTGTCAAAGATGATAATCCCATTGGGGCAACACTGATTGGAAGAGCTTACGTACCTGTTGAGGAAATCTTTAGTGGGGAAGAAGTAGACAGATGGGTAGAAATCTTGGATAAAGACCATAATCCTATAGATGGAGGCTCAAAGATCCATGTGAAGTTGCAGTATTTTGACGTTACTAAAGACGATAGTTGGGCTAGGGGTATCAGAAGTGGGAAATTCCCTGGGGTGCCTTACACATTCTTCTCTCAGAGGCAGGGATGCAGAGTTTCTCTTTACCAAGATGCCCATATCCCAGACAACTTTATTCCAAAAATCCCTCTTTCTGGAGGCAAGAGCTATGAGCCCCATAGATGCTGGGAGGATATCTTTGATGCAATCACTAATGCAAAGCACATGATTTACATAACTGGGTGGTCTGTGTATACTGAGATAAGCTTGGTGAGGGACTCAGGGAGGCCAAAGCCTGGAGGAGACATTATCCTTGGGGAGCTGCTCAAGAAGAAGGCTAGTGAAGGTGTCAGGGTCCTTATGCTTGTTTGGGATGATAGAACCTCTGTTGGTTTGCTAAAGAAGGATGGGTTGATGGCTACCCATGACGAAGAAACTGCTAATTACTTCCATGACACTGATGTCCACTGTGTGTTGTGCCCTCGTAATCCTGATGATGGGGGGAGCATTGTTCAAAACTTGCAGATTTCAACAATGTTCACTCACCACCAGAAGATTGTGGTGGTGGATGGTGCAATGCCAAGTGGAGGGTCAGAGAAGAGACGCATTGTGAGTTTTGTTGGTGGTATAGATCTTTGTGATGGGAGGTATGATTCACCCTTCCATTCCCTTTTCAGGACCTTGGACACTGCCCATCATGATGATTTCCATCAGCCCAACTTCAGTACTGGTGCTTCAATCAATAAAGGTGGCCCTAGGGAGCCCTGGCATGATATTCACTGCCGGTTAGAAGGTCCTGTAGCTTGGGATGTCTTGTACAATTTTGAGCAGAGGTGGAGGAAACAAGGTGGGAAGGACCTGCTAGTTGAGCTCAGGGACCTTGGTGACATCATTATACCCCCGTCTCCAGTTATGTTCTCAGAAGACAATGAAACATGGAATGTCCAGTTATTCCGATCCATCGATGGTGGTGCTGCCTTTGGCTTCCCTGACACACCAGAGGATGCAGCCAGGGCTGGGCTTATCAGTGGGAAGGACAACATCATTGATCGAAGCATTCAAGATGCATATATAAATGCCATTCGTCGagcaaaaaatttcatttacaTTGAAAATCAATATTTCCTTGGAAGCTCATTCTGCTGGAAGCCAGATGATATTAAGGTTGAGGAAATTGGTGCTTTGCATCTCATTCCTAAGGAATTGTCACTAAAGATTGTCAGTAAGATTGAAGCTGGGGAGAGGTTTACTGTCTATGTTGTGGTCCCTATGTGGCCGGAAGGGATTCCAGAGAGTGGATCAGTTCAGGCAATATTAGATTGGCAGAGGAGGACAATGGAAATGATGTACACTGATATATTTCAGGCCCTCCATGCTAAGGGGATTGAGGCAGACCTCAGGGACTATTTGACATTCTTCTGCTTAGGGAACCGGGAGATGAAGAAGAGTGGTGAATATGAACCTTCAGAACAAGCAGAGCCAGATTCAGATTATGGCAGAGCTCAGAAAGCACGGCGTTTCATGATATATGTTCATGCTAAGATGATGATAGGTATGTTCTTGTGCACATGCACACTCTGTTACTTGCAGGAATTTGTCAATTTGTAGATTTATGTTGTACTTAATTTCtgattagtattttttttctattaaaaaatcataaaattcaaaaaatcgtcaaaaatccattttactGATTCTTTTTACCAAACCAATTTCAGATGTCTTAGAAAATTTCATTGCATGTTTTGAAATTCaacattttttactattttcttataatttattgattaaaaaatcatgaaatataCCCAGATAAGTGAAAATACACTGTTTAAGTGCATCAAATTTTTATCAAAGCATACTTTGAGTGCCAAATAACCAATTGCAAGAACTGAAGTGATGTTTTGCACATAATGACTGAAAGATCCATATTATGTTGTTTGAGCACGGCCTTGACGTGTGTGGCAGTGGGTGCCTTTTGTGCAATTGAAGGCAGCAAATGACCCTCTTTTGCATATTGAGAAGTAATTTGTACGAAGAACTAGCCAAAAATCAGTTATACAGGAATTCTAGACTGAACCTAGACACTTACTTGAGTCTTAGCTTTTGTGTTGTATCTATTTTGTCTAACTTCAGCAGTTCTttgggtttcctattttgatcAAATTTGATGTTTTGAGTACTtactcccaccccaccccccccccaccaccccaaaaaaaaaaaaaaaaatcatgctttGTTTTGCAGTCGATGATGAATACATTATCATTGGTTCTGCCAATATCAACCAGAGGTCAATGGACGGTGCTAGGGACTCAGAGATAGCCATGGGAGCCTACCAACCATATCATCTAGCCACTAGGAAACCCGCCAGGGGTCAGGTTCATGGCTTTCGGATGGCTTTGTGGTATGAGCATCTTGGCATGCTTGATGATTCCTTCCTCCAGCCTGAGAGTGTGCAATGTGTGCAGAAGGTGAACAAGATTGCTGACAAGTATTGGGATATTTTCTCCAGTGAGTCTGTGGATCGTGACCTACCCGGTCACCTTCTCACCTACCCAGTTGCAATTTCCAGCGACGGAACTGTGAACGAATTTCCTGATACAGAATTTTTCCCTGACACCAAGGCTCGCATTCTTGGTGCCAAATCTGACTTTCTTCCTCCAATTCTCACTACATAGATGGGATTCTCTGCTTGAAGAGTAATAATCACTTATCTTCCTCCATCACAGTAGCAATAGTATAGTATTGGTAATAAGTCACGTATTGATTGGTTCTAGTATTTTCGTGCTTTCTGTTGCTGATTTGTGACTGCACATCGTGTATTTTGTTAGCTTCACCTATCTGTTTCTATATTGGGATTGCAGATACATTTGTagaaaaatggtaaaaaattttGCTAAATGTCTatgaaggaaaatgaaaagaagaatttCCACTCATGGCATTTTCTTGTAACTAACAATTCTGAACCCAGTTTTACACCTCTTTTCATAACCAATGGTAATCCTTTTCTTGCAGAGATTTTGATACCAAAGCTGAGCTCAACTGTTAACTTAGTAGATCTGAAGTTCATAATTGTCAGGTGAAGTGTAAACTTCACAAGATGCCACATGGCAAGTGTCAGTAGACATGCGTTGGTTCTGAGTCGAATCGTCCCAGTTTGGCTAGAATCAGCCTACCTCATTTGGATTTGGCCGATTTTCCATGACTCAGATAACTCAGTTGAATTGGAATCGGCCCGTTCCGAGTTTTAAAATCCATAAAAGTATATGTGGGCAAAAGGATGTGGTGTGGAATTCATCATCATGAGTTGGGTTTGGTcctagaatttgttaatttttttctgACAGAGAGCTACATGATCAGTTGCAAGTTGGTCAAAGTTGAAGCCATCATCTTCCAACAAGGAAGCTTCGTGTTTGTTGTGTTTCTCCCTGTTTGATTTGCAGGTTGCAACTGTGTTGTTTCTTGTTAGCGTATTGAAGAAGAAAGGCTAAAGATGTGGgccctctccctccctctttcCTTCAAAGTCATTAGATAAGGGTGGTGAGTTGGGTCCCTAGATTTGTAGAAGGAAGCTTCATTGTGGGCCCTAAATATGTCATGTCTACGCATCTCAACTCATTTTCCATTAACAATTTAGGAATTGAgatcttattattatttctaataTGAGGGGATTTGTTGCAATAATCTGTTAAACCAAATTCCTATTAATTTTGGATTCTCCTTAccccaaaaaattagaaaaaattacatgattatctaCTTTTGGgcttccctttacaaaattacccacaaaaaattttagttaacaaaaatatccaaaattgggtttgggtttacaaaactgcccacccaaagtttcagttaacaaaactatccaaaattaggtttgggtttacaaaactacccaaaatagtgagtcttcatcttccacat
This genomic stretch from Macadamia integrifolia cultivar HAES 741 unplaced genomic scaffold, SCU_Mint_v3 scaffold621, whole genome shotgun sequence harbors:
- the LOC122069457 gene encoding phospholipase D alpha 1-like yields the protein MAQILLHGTLHATIFEVDRLNSGGGNGGPSIFRKLREGIEESIGIGKGTSKLYATIDLEKARVGRTRLLENEPVNPRWYESFHIYCAHMASNVIFTVKDDNPIGATLIGRAYVPVEEIFSGEEVDRWVEILDKDHNPIDGGSKIHVKLQYFDVTKDDSWARGIRSGKFPGVPYTFFSQRQGCRVSLYQDAHIPDNFIPKIPLSGGKSYEPHRCWEDIFDAITNAKHMIYITGWSVYTEISLVRDSGRPKPGGDIILGELLKKKASEGVRVLMLVWDDRTSVGLLKKDGLMATHDEETANYFHDTDVHCVLCPRNPDDGGSIVQNLQISTMFTHHQKIVVVDGAMPSGGSEKRRIVSFVGGIDLCDGRYDSPFHSLFRTLDTAHHDDFHQPNFSTGASINKGGPREPWHDIHCRLEGPVAWDVLYNFEQRWRKQGGKDLLVELRDLGDIIIPPSPVMFSEDNETWNVQLFRSIDGGAAFGFPDTPEDAARAGLISGKDNIIDRSIQDAYINAIRRAKNFIYIENQYFLGSSFCWKPDDIKVEEIGALHLIPKELSLKIVSKIEAGERFTVYVVVPMWPEGIPESGSVQAILDWQRRTMEMMYTDIFQALHAKGIEADLRDYLTFFCLGNREMKKSGEYEPSEQAEPDSDYGRAQKARRFMIYVHAKMMIVDDEYIIIGSANINQRSMDGARDSEIAMGAYQPYHLATRKPARGQVHGFRMALWYEHLGMLDDSFLQPESVQCVQKVNKIADKYWDIFSSESVDRDLPGHLLTYPVAISSDGTVNEFPDTEFFPDTKARILGAKSDFLPPILTT